The region ATTTACAACTATAAGCACAAGcaccttaagaaaaaaatgccATCACACATGCCCAGattgatgaaattgattaaaagaaaattccaaACTCAGATTTACAACTGCAAGCACAAGTACCTTAAGGAAAAATATGTCTGCACATTGCATGCATGGGTAGAAAATCTGGGCTGCCGTTAGCTCATCCTGCTCACTACGGCCCATGATTTGAACACATCTAAGGACCAAAATGCAACCTTTTATTAGTTCCCTATAGAATCACGGACTATGGAAGCATCCAATTTTCAAGCTCTATCAAGTACCTAAGTATCCTAGGAAGCTTGTTCCTGCGAGCTATATCCATAACAAGAGGCCAGTATTCATGAGCCCTGGAGTTGATTTCGTCGGAAGACCACAAAAACTCGACTTTATCTCCATCAATATCCATCCCAACTGCCTTCCATATCTCAATAAGATATTCTCCCactgttttaattttcttcaagtcTCCTCCCATTTTGTTATTTAGTTGCGCAAACCAGTCAGCAATCCAAATTTTCACTTTGCAACCAGCTTTAGTCAGCTTGTTGACATTTATTGTCTTCATGACTCCCTGTTCAACAACAGTAAAAGCACACATATAAAAACTAGACTGAACAAAAGCTCTAAACATAAGCTTCAAGGCAGAAACTGAGTCAAGTGACGGAACCAAGGCGCAATTAATAGCAAATGCCTCCAGGTTGACAAGGCAATGCTAGAATTGAAATCAACACTACTCACAGAACCTTAATCAATAACCACTTGATACCTTTCTCAAAAAGATGTAACCTTTAAGCCTCAAACTCATCAATCATCACAATAAAGGCTAACCAAGTACGTAGACTAGATTTTCATTACTAACAGCAAAATATATGAGAACCCAGATAAAAACAAGattgaaacaacaaaaaagaatataCCTGAGCAATGTGCATTCTCCCAGAAGGTTCAAAACCATCATAACAAATGGGTAGCGGTTTTTTATCAAGAAGATTACGTAGTTCATCTTCTTGGATGCATTCTTCACCAACACTTCTCACAAGTTGAAACCTTTCCTCTAAACTCATCACCCtgaaaatcaaaacccattaacaaaatccaaaaaagatTAGAACTTTAAATGAACCAGTTAGAATTTTGaccaaacaaacaaatttaaagaaaaagtaattacTGGGGTGTAGAGGGATTTGATGAGGGTGAAGCTGAAGGGGTGACAGAGAGGGCTTGCATCTCTTCCGATGGAGGGGTTTGGTCATTCTCTTCCATTGTTGCTGTTGATgcgaaggaaaggaaaggtcTTGTCTTTTGGGTTAGCAAAGGAGGCGGCTTGTTATTTATTGAATCCTACTGGTTTCAatatataatgttgttttacagtaatatattaaaattatttaaaacaaaaaaaaaattcaaatattaacaaaataataatacaaacaGAGCTTATAAAAAAccgtttgttctttttttttccttgtcctgcaaacaaaaaaaccaaaacctgcAAGGGAAAATAActctttactttatttttatttaaaatatatataatttatgttctaaattagtataaatttttaaattaggggaaacaactaaattatttatatatataatatatagaaaCATTGATTCCTTAAAGATAAACCAGGAacactctctttcttttttgataccatttctctctctcctcttacGGATACAATTTTGAAAACCAATTTGTTGAAATAGTTGAATCCAAAGTGATTTTACTAAGGATATATTATTGgaatctttttcctttttctcatcTCGTATTATTCTCATATCTCCaattaaagtaattttaaatttctgtttACTCTGGAATTATTCTCTGTTTGTACAATACATTTTATAATagcttaattaaatcatattattttaatatatttttaaataataaaaattaaaaaaaaacaatatttatcatGCTTCCGAATAACTCTAGCAATAATTATACTTTAGTAAAGAAGGTGAGCAGGAAGAATTTGATACTGGGtatgatattctttttaatGGTGATGATGCGATGGCAGCCCCCCTCGCCGATGATTCCTTACAAGAGCAAGCGATGATAAAGGAGGGTTTTTGTCGATGATGACCTCGATATTCTGATGACTATTAGACATCAGAATATATTCTGATGATAAAGGTGCCATAAATAGGAATCTGGAGTGTGATACGTCTAGCAGTAGAAGCAGCAGcagtggcggcggcggcggtaATGCTAAAAGCATTTTGTaaatactgtttgtttttgaaaaatattttaaaataaatatttttttaaaattaatttttttttgatgttttcatatcattttaatatgttaatgttaaaaataatttttaaaaaataaaaaaaattattttaatatatttttaaacaaaaaaatactttaaaaaataatcactaacatactcttaaacacacatttggattcttttgttCTTTACCCTACACAAACCAACAAGGTTTCATCTACCAAGGAtgctcataattttttaaataatctgaatttttttttgtttatttttttggcaccTATATAAAgtataatgaaattataaacaCTATATGATAAATTACAAGATAGCATGTTCATACACTGCCGtgagcttataaaacaaatgtatttaatagtgttataattgtaaaCTAGCGctagataaataatataaactagAGATATGATGAAGTCAATATttcatgatggaaaaaaaagttgtgtttgtgatcaaaaacttagagactgaataaaatgatttgtagcaatccacagtattttatgAGGAAAAATACAGtgttttcgccacatgatttagtttttctgttaataaaaggcaaaaaaatttacaaagctaaattctctaccaacttaatattaaaaaaatcgataaaggtaattttggaaggaaaaaaaacccatgagaaaaaacgttgtaaCAATTGACAacgttttgtgaggaaaactatagtgtTTTTCCCAATACaatcgacaaagacaattttagaaagaataataaaaaaaccatttagagaaatattatagcaatttacagtgttttgtgaggaaaacaacaatattttttccatacgatttagttttattgtaattataatttttaaccaactcaatattaaaaaaaaatcgacaaagataattttgaaaaaaatcataaaaaaaaatcatgtgggaaaatACTGCAGcaaattcacagtgttttaaagaaaaaaattacaaagttaaattctcaatcagctcaatattaaaaaaaatcgacagagataatttttgaaaaataaggaCAAAAAAACTATGctggaaacactatagcaattcacagtgttttacgatgaaagctacagtgtttccccacatgatttagccttatctgtaatgacttataattgtaattttcaaccagctcaatattaaaaaaataaaattgacaaagataattttgaaaaaattataagaaaaaaaactatgtagagAGATATTGTAGTAATCCaaagtgttttgtgatgaaagctacagtgttttccccacatgattaaactttattacaaagttaaattctaaccaactcaatattaaaaaaataacatcaacaaagataattttgaaaaaaaatattataaaaaaagaaaacacaaaagaaactggaaaaaaacatgtgagaaaaaactgtatcaatctataatgttttgtgaggaaaactatattgttttgtGAGGGaagctacaatgttttccccacatgatttagcattatttgtaattataattcttaaccagcttaatattaaaaaaataaattgacaaagacaattttagaaaacaaaaaaattatgtgggaaaaacactgtagcaatccacagtaatttgcaaggaaagctacagtgcttccctcacatattgtaactgtaatttttaaccagctcaatattaaaaaataaaattgaaaaagatcattttgaaagaaagaaaaaatcatgtggagaaacattgtagcaatcaacaatatttaaaagaaaaaaaattacaaac is a window of Populus nigra chromosome 10, ddPopNigr1.1, whole genome shotgun sequence DNA encoding:
- the LOC133704044 gene encoding tyrosine--tRNA ligase 1, cytoplasmic-like → MEENDQTPPSEEMQALSVTPSASPSSNPSTPQVMSLEERFQLVRSVGEECIQEDELRNLLDKKPLPICYDGFEPSGRMHIAQGVMKTINVNKLTKAGCKVKIWIADWFAQLNNKMGGDLKKIKTVGEYLIEIWKAVGMDIDGDKVEFLWSSDEINSRAHEYWPLVMDIARRNKLPRILRCVQIMGRSEQDELTAAQIFYPCMQCADIFFLKADICQLGMDQRKVNVLAREYCDDIKRKNKPIILSHHMLPGLQQGQEKMSKSDPSSSIFMEDEEAEVKTKIKKAYCPPQIAEGNPCLEYIKYIIFPWFHEFKVESNPENGGEKVYKSFEELVADYESGGLHPGDLKPALAKALNTILQPVRDHFSKDPKAKDLLKRVKGYRVTR